In Panulirus ornatus isolate Po-2019 chromosome 13, ASM3632096v1, whole genome shotgun sequence, the genomic window tatatatatatatatacatgtatgtgtgtgatgtgtgtgtgtgtgtgtgtgtgtgtgtgtgtgtgcgtgtgtatcgtTAATAacatggccttgatcagggcattcagttgcccgtgccttctcaaggaaaaaagaagagtgacAGTAAAAGGTATTAGTAGTGACGTAGCTGATAGTGCTAATGTTATGACAGGTGAAGGTGGCAGACTTTCCCAGTGTCCACCAAGTCACTGCCTCGCATTGTTTATGGTTAAAGTATTGGAAACACGAGACGCTGTGGCGGGAATACATCAACCACATATCTATATAATTTTACTGAATCGAACAAAAGAATGAGCCCTAATGCCTCCGGATGGAGTTCTTCATGCTTTCTGATGCTGTTATAATGCATTCAGATGACGTCTTGATGCTTTCAGATAGCTTTGTAATGCTTTCAGATGAAGTTGTAATTTTCCCAGATAACTTCGTAATGCTTTCAGATGAAGTTGTAATTTTCCCAGATAACTTCGTAATGCTTTCAGATGGTCTTGATTCTTTCACATAAAAAGATCATTGGGAGTCTTTAGAAGGCATCTTCAAAGTTTCTTACAATTCAGTTAAGACTTTACCTTCATAGATGAGAAAGAATTAACAGTGCTGCTACCACACCATTGTACGCGTTTCCGTATCATACAAACAAGCATTTGTTGCTTGCGTGTTGAGCAAATGTGAACTCCATTCAGTTCATCATAATTCAAAGGAATTTATAAGTGTAAGGTTGGAATACATATGCGAATTATTCATTTCTAAAGAAAAGGATTCTTACGAAGCACTactactgtaatatatatatatatatatatatatatatatatatatatatatatatatatatatatatatatatatatatatatatatatatatgttatgcctggggataggggagaaagaatacttaccacgtattccctgcatgtcgtagaaggcgactaaaaggggagggagcgggtggctggaaatcctcccctttcttgattttttttaattttccaaaagaaggaacagagaagggggtcaggtgaggatattccctctaagatccagttctctgttcttaacgctacctcgctaacgcgggaaatggcaaatagtatgaaaaaaaaaaagaaatatatatatatatatatatatatatatatatatatatatatatatatatatatatatatatatatatatatatatgtatatttgtgaatGGTTGGAGCTTTTGAGCTTTATTTCTCTAGGGCTTCGGCTTACAAAGATGGACTGctcagagagaatgagtaaagcaCAAAGACACTATTATACGTATATCCCTCAAGGCTTGcgccatcacctcactccacaccacgCCTTGGTTGCCTGGATCTCTCTGTGTCCTGCTCCTTCCCCTTATGATCCGATACCGTTATTTTCACAGTCGGTGTGACCGAAACCGTCCCTTATGTTGATCATTTCTAAGCATATGTCGGCCGCTTCTAACTCTTTTCGCATTTGTCTGGTGTATTTTTCATGCATTACTTTCGTCTCTCCCCACCTTGATAGGTGTTTTTTATTATCTACCTGGATATTGAGAGCATTCGACGTCTTTTGATGACATATACATCAGCTTTATGTTCACTGATCTCATAGCTATAATTTGCCCACTTTCGTATGGCACAGGGCCAGACATCCAGCACAAGGGCGTTTGCATATGAACAGACCTTCATATTTAGATTTGCAGGGGTAATGGGAAGCTGTGCATAAAGAGGTTGAAAGgagatggagaaagaactgctccttgtgGAACTCTATTGTAGGGTTTAGATGTTTTCGTTGTGACACCATTGTATGTGACTCTGGATGGTGGCCAGTTCTGAAATTGGCTAGCCACTTTTTATCATTGTTGTAGAGGGTGGGTTCAACTATCTTCTCTTTGAGGATGACATGGAACAACCTCGAATGCTTTGTTGACGTGTATTGCCACTAGCATTGAGCGGGAAGGtgattgtggttggttgaaacCGTCTGGAATAAGTTGTCGAACGGTGGTGGAATGGTTGGATCTGATGCCATGTTGTGTGCTTAAGAGTGAGATGTTGTATTTGATTCTGTTATTGATTAGTTGTTCCTCAGAATATGAATGCTGTTGGTAGAAGTGACCTAAGTCTGTAggagcagtagagagagagagagagagagagagagagagagagagagagagagagagagagagagagaggggggggggagagtgattTGCAGTGTTTTTCGATTAGCATTATGGTGGCAAGTTTTCAGTTGTTAAGGATTTTGTTGTGTGGCAAGGAGTGGTTGAAAATATCTGTAAGCGTTGGACTATAAACGGGTTGAAGTGTTTTCTGTGACCGTTTGATATGTTGTGAGGGCATGTAGCAAGAGAGTTCTTTAAGGATTTGATCTCATTACTTTTATCCCCGCGAGTATAGGGTGGTTGGGCAGTTGTTTCTGAATGGATCTTGTGTACATTTTTCATGGCTCCCATTCAGATATAGGTTGATTTGTGGCTGAATTTGGATCAGTGCtttataagtatgtgtgtgttctgtggaTGAAGGGATGTTACTGGGTCAGGAGAGCTTCATGAGCCGGGGTTGCAGTGTGCGGTAAGTGTGGATCTACTTCGCCATGAGTCGGAGTTGATGGCTATGGGTCTTGTGGTTCACTTTGTGTCATTTTTCAGTTTCGCTCTGGGTGATCAAGTCACTGGTGGTGTTATGTAGAACTTTGCTTTGTTCTCTGATATCTTATTGATGGTAGGCGGTTCATTCGCTGTATAAGGTAATGCACAGGGAGAATTTctaaaattatattttttcctttgtccTTGTGTGatgtgctttttgctggcttCATTGGAGATATTTGTCAAGCGTGTGACAGCATGATTTAGGATTGGAAAATCATCTATAATGAAATCTTGGGGAATAGTGTCCATGTATTGTGtgaatatattttgtatatacatagatatatgtagacagacagagaggagagagagggagagagtatcaAAAGTTTCAGTCAATTTGTAATGCCTGATGTAAAGCCTTGCAATGCAGAAGCAGGGATAAACATTACTAGCTACTCAGGCTAAGGTCGACTTTGACTTGTTTACAAGTTAGAGAAAACCAGACTTATACTTTGCTTATTGTAACTCGTAAGTAAAGTTAACAGGGTTTGAGGACAACAGTTGTGCTTTTTGTTACTATTCTAATCATAATCTCCTTCACTCTCATGCCAAGGAGATTTGCTGAAGTTGCTGAGGGATTTAGGCAAGTGGAATGATAAGAAAGTAATGGATGCAGTACTTTATTGTCAGCCGCAGGAGTAATATCGCCATTTTATAATATACATATCACTATACATACATGTCAAGAATGAAGTACATCCGTGTATTCAGTtgggagaaaaaacaaaataatcaagTTAGATTCTGTTCCTGAAGATACCATATTAAGTGATTACAATTATATTTCCCATGCCAAACTTAAGGATTATATATTCTTGAGGAAAAGCCTTGAAAATGTAAGAATTGTCGTGTGGTTTGTCCTAGAACTTCTCTGTTAGTGGCCATAAGCAGGTTTAGGGCAGGCGGTGACGTATGCCACCTTGTCCTGGGTGACGGTGACGTACTGGGGAACATACTCGGTCTGGTAATTAGTCTGGTACTGCACCCGGGTCTTGGTCACGTACTGGGGTGTGTACTGGGTCGTGTACACGGTCTCATACCTTACTTGGGTCTGGTACTTGGTGTTGTACACAGTTTCAGTGACGTAAGTTGGGACATATTCAGCGGTAGTGACGTACTGGGTCTGGTACTGGGTCTGGTACCTATTCTGGACCTGAGTCACGTACTGAACCTGAGTCTTGTAGACGGTCTCTGTGACGTATTTGGGTACGTATGCGGTATGGTAGTTGGTCTGGTAGTGGGTCTGGTAGTaggtggtgtagagtgtggtggggACGATCTTCTGCTTGTAGACGGTCTCATATACCGGAACCTGTGGTATAAGGAAATGTCAGAGTAAACATGGGTAAGCTCAGAATATTAGAATACTTGTGATACGAAAGGTAATTTCACTGAAAAGTAGAAACAGAAAGGAACGAACCTTAAGTGATATTCTAAGTGGGGTAGGTAGTGAGAAATATGAACTATCTAAcactttttccttcaaatttcACAAGTCTTAGGATTCCCTCTTGCCCTAGCACCCCATGGCTGGAATTTCAGCAAACTAAGGATACCATCACTAAAATGTATTCATAAACATTGTCTGCACTCGGTCAACTAGGTCCCCACTTCTTCACTGCTCCTTTTCCTCCACTCCTTACCTCCTGAAGCGCCGTCTTGTAAGCAGTGACGTAGGCGGTCTTATCATAGCAGGGAGTCGGATACGACGGGTCAGCTGTTGCCGTTACCACAGCAGccaacgccaccaccaacactgataCACACTGGCACATCATCTGCGAAGAGTAAGTTTATAACGATAAGAAAATATGCTTCTCGAGTAACTCCGGCTGGCGGTCGGTAAGCCAGACATTCAAGGGCTGATTGTTTTGCACACTTTAACAAAGCAGAATGCCTTCCGTTCTGGATAACCATTGATCTGTACACAAAGACTTGAAATACCTAGATTTCACAAGAATGAATTTGGTATTGAAAATATGCTTCCAGTGGTAGCTTAAAACTCTGTTTTGAGAGTCGAAGTGAAACAACTCGTGCTTTCGATACAGAACGTTGGCTTTTCCAGAGAGCATATCTTTTGCTTTTCACAGCGTGTGTCGAACTGAATCGAGTTAAGGTGTAGCTGTAGAGATTCCTGGTTTTTCCTTTACCTTAGGAGTTGTTCCCTTTGCGATCGAAAGCAAGCGACTGACGATGTGGAGGCGGCAGTCACGGGTTAAATAGGGCGGGGCTGCTTCCTGTTGATGGGTAATTGGGGGGGTTGGCTCGCTCCAGAAGGTTACCTGCCTCTGTGGAAGGCTAAGTTTCCTCAGTCCTGGCAGGTGTAAAGTCCTAGACGTAAGGGTGAGTCTGTCGCAGCAAAACGCCAGAGGGGGAACCGCTACCTCAAGGCAAAGGCAAGTATGTCATCAACATCTATCAAGGGATGTTAAGGAGCATGATATGCAAGAACTTTACTCACGCGAACATTTTTCTGTCACTCGTTTGTGATTACTCAGAAATTTCTGAGGATGAATATTGGCAGGATACTTGTGTTGACAGGATGGAGTTAGCTATGGGAAACCTTTACTCCAGAAGCTTGGTACGTTCCCTCATGCTGACTCTCAGTTATCTCCCAAATGACCTCGCCATCGACCGTCTGCCTCTTCTGACACCCTTCAGGATGGGTCCCGGTGACACACAGCTGAATCTCCTACAGTAAAGTCTTGAGGCTCCTGGAGATTTCTCTTATCCACTCCATTACACTAGTGTATCTACTCCTTGACTGTTCCAAGGCGAACAAAGAATCCCACTACATTAAGTCAGTGGCCAGTCTGGTCGTAGTTCATTCCTACGCAGGCAATGACGAATATGTCTCAAGCATCCTGGAATTCGGCAGACGCACATCACAATGGACTATAAAAACCTCTGACCTGTAACCTCAGAGGTAAAGTCGTCTTCTTTACAATCATGCAAATTTCTAAATGGCGCAGATTTCAAGAAATGATAGAGAAGCTATTGAGGAGGAAACTGaggtcaactgactgttatcaaAATGACTCAAAAAGCTTAATAATGGCTTCTGCAAGCTTTTCAACTAGGCTCCAGTACCACTTTTAAGACAAACTTTGAAACTTTCTTTAACTGAATAAAATGTCAAGTTATGCTGTCTCCTTCATACTGATTTATAAAGATATCgtcacacataaaaaaaagaaattgagccTTGAGATCGCAGAACTCTTAAGGCCTTACCTGAATGAGGGAATGACATATATCCTTCCAGAACCTCTTCAGGTATTCAGTATATGAAATTTGATTAAAAGATGTTTATTCCGAGTACACGTAAAGGAGCATCAGATTCAGATCAGATCAAAAGTAGGAATATgtttatattataattttttgaaTATtagttctattattattattatcactaacttatcatcattattcttctaAAAATCTAGGATCCCATTTTTAGGGCTTCAGCGTCTTCGAGGCTGTATTTGAATCAGGAAGAAGGGAAGTAATggactcagtatatatatatatatatatatatatatatatatatatatatatatatatatatatatatatatatatatatatatatatatatatatatatatatatatatatatatatatatatatatatatatatgaaggcaaaggtgagtaatgtggcagttgagggaataattggtatacatggagtgttcagttttgtaaatggaaatggtgaagagcttgtagatttatgtgctgaaaaaggactggtgattgggaatacctggtttaaaaagcgagaaaaagcgatatatatatatatatatatatatatatatatatatatatatatatatatatatatatatatatatacagaatggaaaaaggagagaacaatggaagtaaggggagtgggggaggaatgggatgtatttagggaatcagagatggattgcgcaaaagatgcttgtggcatgagaagagtgggaggtgggttgattagaaagggtagtgagtggtgggatgaagaagtaagattattagtgaaagagagaggcatttggacgatttttgcagggaaaaaatgcaattgagtgggagatgtataaaagaaagagacaggaggtcaagagaaaggtgcaagaggtgaaaaagagggcaaatgagagttggggtgagagagtatcattaaattttagggagaataaaaagatgttctggaaggaggtaaataaagtgcgtaagacaagggagcaaatgggaacttcagtgaagggcgcaaatggggaggtgataacaagtagtggtgatatgagaaggagatggagtgagtattttgaaggtttgttgaatgtgtttgatgatagagtggcagatatagggtgttttggtcgaggtggtgtgcaaagtgagagggttaggaaaactgatttggtaaacagaaaagaggtagtaaaagctttgcggaagatgaaagccggcaaggcagcaggtttggatggtattgcagtggaatttatcaaaaaagggggtgactgtattattgactggttggtaaggttatttaatgtatgtatgactcatggtaaggtgcctgaggattggcggaatgcgtgcatagtgccattgtacaaaggcaaaggggataagagtgagtgctcaaattacagaggtataagtttgttgagtattcctggtaaattatatgggagggtattgattgagagggtgaaggcatgtacagagcatcagattggggaagagcagtatggtttcagaagtggtagaggatgtgtggatcaggtgtttgctttgaagaatgtatgtgtgaaatacttagaaaagcaaatggatttgtatgtagcatttatggatctggagaaggcatatgatagagttgatagagatgctctgtggagggtagagagaatatatggtgtaggaggcaagttattagaagcagtgaaaagtttttatcgaggatgtaaggcatgtgtacgtgtagggggagaggaaagtgattggttctcagtgaatgtaggtttgtggcaggggtgtgtgatgtctccatggttgtttaatttgttcatggatggggttgttagggagatgaatgcaagagttttggaaagaggggcaagtatgaagtctgttggggatgagagagcttgggaagtgagtcagttgttgttcgctgatgatacagcgctggtggctgattcatgtgagaaactgcagaagctggtgactgagtttggtaaagtgtgtgaaagaagaaagttaagagtaaatgtgaataagagcaaggttattaggtacagtagggttgagggtcaagtcaactgggaggtaaatttgaatggagaaaaactggaggaagtaaagtgttttagatatctgggattggatctggcagcggatggaaccatggaagcggaagtggatcatagggtaggggagggggcgaaaatcctgggagccttgaagaatgtgtgggtatgtttgaaggaatagtggttccaacaatgttgtatggttgcgaggcgtgggctatggatagagttgtgcgcaggaggatggatgtgctggaaatgagatgtttgaggacaatgtgtggtgtgaggtggtttgatcaagtaagtaacgtaagggtaagagagatgtgtggaaataaaaagagcgtggttgagagagcagaagagggtgttttgaaatggtttggccatatggagagaatgagtgaggaaagattgaccaagaagatatatgtgtcggaggtggagggaacgagaagtgggagaccaaattggaggtggaaagatggagtgaaaaagattttgtgtgatcggggcctgaacatgcaggagggtgaaaggagggcaaggaatagagtgaattggatcgatgtggtataccggggttgacgtgctgtcagtggattgaatcagggcatgtgaagcgtctggagtaaaccatggaaagctgtgtaggtatgtatatttgcgtgtgtggacgtatgtatatacatgtgtatgggggtgggttgggccattcctttcgtctgtttccttgcgctacctcgcaaacgcgggagacagcgacaaagcaaaaaaaaaaagaaaaaaaaaaatatatatatatatataaatatatatatatatatatatatatatatatatatatatatatatatatatatatatatatatatatatatatatatatatatatatatatatgtatgtatatatatgaataaagtacataggaacgcgcaccttcatagaacatacaagcctccaacagccaggatcgaacccgggacccttgtccAACAGCCGGAAATgctatatattggaaaggatcacaatattgagcgtgatcaagtatattcctatgagtccagggaaatagtgaaacacgataagttcccaagtgcactttcgtgtaataatcacatcatcaggggatatacaagacaAAATAtgacagtcggttgatatacaacgaagagacgcagttaggacgccatttggtaaacaagtgattgtctaaatggcgtcctacttacgtctcttcgttgtatatcaactgacttatatttcttgtatcacccctgatgatgtgattatttcacgaaagtgcacttgggaatttatcgtgtttcattttcccgtatggactcataggaatatacttgatcacgctcaatATTGacatcctttccaatacatagcgggggcctggaaatccttccctctcgtttttctttttttccatggtttaccccagacgctctgtcaactctatcatattccttatccagatccataaatgctacacacaaatcaatctgtttttctaagtgtctatcacatacattcttcaaagcaaacacctgatccacacatccactaccacttctgaaaccacactgctcttccccaatctcaatcaataccctcccatataatatcccaggaatactcaacaaacttatacctctgtactttgagtactcacttttatcccatttgcctttgtacaatgccactatgcgaacattccgccaatcctcaggcacctcaccatgagtcatacatacattaaataaccttaccaaccagtcaacaatacagtcacccccttttttgataaatttcactgcaacaccatctaaacccgctgccttgccggctttcatcttctgcaaagctttcactacctcttttctgtttaccaaaccattctccctgaccctctcacttctcatactacctcgaccaaaacactgtatgtctaccactctatcatcaaatacaataaagaaacctacaaaatactcactccatctcctcacatcaccattactttttattacctccccattagcccctgaggataggggagaaagaatacttcccacgcattcccggtgtgtcgcagaaggtgactaaaggagagtggagcggggggctagaaacccttccctctttgtattttagctttctaaaaggggaaacagaagaaggagtcatgaaggggagtgctcatcctccccgaaggctcatattggggtgtctaaatgtgtctggatttaaccaagatgagaattttaaaaggagagataggtggtatgtttgaggaaaggaacctggatgctttggctctgagtgaaacgaagctcaagggtaaaggggaagagtggttagggaatgtcagGAGTAAcgtcatgggttggtgaggacaagagcaaaggaaggagtagcactactcctgaagcagggtctatgggagtatgtgatagagtgcaagaaagtaaactctagattgatatgggtaaaactgaaagtggatggagagagatgggtgatcattagtgcctatgcacctggtcatgaaatgAAAGGTcatgttttggtagcagctgagtgagtgtgaacagctttgatgcatgagaccaggttaagGTAATTTGATttgaatttgaatgcaaagttgagtaaagtggcagttgagggtataattggtgtacatggggtgttcagtgttgtaaatggaaattgtgaagagcttgtagattggtgtgctgaaaaaggactggtgactgggaatacttggttttaaaagagagatatgcatggataaggaaagggagctgtggtttcggtgcattacaagtgacagctagagactgattgtaggtgaatgtggcccttgttgccttttcctatccCTACCGTGCGCGTGCACGGGGGAAGGGGGTACCATTtcgtgtgttgcggggtggcggcaacagattttaccaaatggcgtcctagcttcgtcttttcgatgtatatcaactgactgttatatttctctcttgtgtctcccctgatgatgtgattattacacgaaagtgcacttgggcacttttcgtgtttcattttctccgtggactcataggaatatatatatatatatatatatatatatatatatatatatatatatatatatatatatatatatatatatatatatatatatatatatctggggacaggggagaaagaatactttccacgtattccctgcgtgtcgtagacggatactaaaagggtagggagcgagtggctggaaatcctctcctatcgtttttttttttttaattttccaaagagggaacatagaaggtggccaggtgaggatattccctcaaacgcccagacctctgttcttaacgctacctcgctaacgcggaaaatagcgaatagtatgaaagaagaaaaaaaagaaagaaaaaaaaaaaaaaaaaaatatatatatatatatatatatatatatatatatatatatatatatatatatatatatatatatatatatatattcatatttgcttgcctttatccatttctgtcgTTACCCCGTACTACAGGGAGTAGCTTTGCTCTCCCTTGCTTCAtcgagggagcaccaggaaaatacacaaaaagaacacatttgtttatattcattctgtagctgtcatgtgtaatacattgaaatcacagctccatatccacagccataccccacagacccttccatggttttccccagatgtttcacaatgccctggttcagtcaattgcaacacgtcgaccccggtataccccatcgttcccattcactcttccttgcgcGCCTCACAACCTcccttatgttcaggcccgatagctcaaaatctttctcactttatccttccgcttccaatttggtctcctgtttctttttccctccacctctgccacatgtatcctctttagcaacctttcctcactcagtcacaccatatgtccaaaccatttccacacacttTCATtcggtctctcaaccacactttttatttccacacatttctttcaATTTTATTCCTTACTTGAtaacaccacctcacaccgcatgttATTATcaaacatccacccacctccgtacaaccctatccataacccatgcctcgaaAACATATAAcgctgttggaactactattcctttatatatatatatatatatatatat contains:
- the LOC139752626 gene encoding uncharacterized protein, which produces MMCQCVSVLVVALAAVVTATADPSYPTPCYDKTAYVTAYKTALQEVPVYETVYKQKIVPTTLYTTYYQTHYQTNYHTAYVPKYVTETVYKTQVQYVTQVQNRYQTQYQTQYVTTAEYVPTYVTETVYNTKYQTQVRYETVYTTQYTPQYVTKTRVQYQTNYQTEYVPQYVTVTQDKVAYVTACPKPAYGH